The following are encoded together in the Ralstonia insidiosa genome:
- a CDS encoding ABC transporter ATP-binding protein — protein MSQPALGPTAALELRDVRKRFGQTEIIRGVNLTIGKGERHALIGPNGAGKSTTFNLISGRFPATSGSVQLNGEEISGLAPFEINRKGLSRSFQITNIFHRLTVFENLRCAVLWSLGYKYSFWHKLAELRDARERAEEVLEQIGMTHRRDAAAGMLTYAEQRALEIGITIAGGADVILLDEPTAGMSRSESDHAVDLIRKVTVGKTLVMVEHDMSVVFGLADRISVLVYGEVIATDTPEAIRNNRRVKEAYLGTTLDEPAGAH, from the coding sequence ATGAGTCAACCCGCATTGGGTCCCACCGCCGCGCTGGAACTGCGCGATGTCCGCAAGCGTTTCGGTCAGACCGAGATCATCCGGGGCGTGAACCTTACCATCGGCAAGGGCGAGCGCCACGCGCTCATCGGCCCGAATGGCGCAGGCAAGTCGACCACGTTCAACCTGATCTCGGGCCGCTTCCCAGCCACGTCGGGCAGCGTGCAGCTCAATGGCGAAGAGATCAGCGGCCTGGCGCCGTTCGAGATCAACCGCAAGGGCCTGTCGCGCAGCTTCCAGATCACCAACATCTTTCATCGGCTGACGGTGTTCGAGAACCTGCGTTGCGCGGTGCTCTGGTCGCTGGGCTACAAGTATTCGTTCTGGCACAAGCTGGCCGAACTGCGCGATGCACGTGAACGTGCGGAGGAAGTGCTGGAGCAGATCGGCATGACGCATCGGCGCGATGCCGCCGCAGGCATGCTGACGTATGCCGAGCAGCGTGCGCTGGAGATTGGCATCACCATCGCGGGCGGTGCCGACGTGATCCTGCTGGACGAGCCGACTGCCGGTATGAGCCGCTCCGAATCCGACCACGCGGTCGACTTGATCCGCAAGGTGACGGTTGGCAAGACGCTGGTGATGGTCGAGCACGACATGAGCGTGGTATTTGGCTTGGCCGATCGCATCTCGGTATTGGTCTACGGCGAGGTGATTGCCACCGACACACCTGAAGCCATTCGCAACAACCGCCGCGTGAAGGAGGCCTACCTCGGCACCACGCTGGACGAACCTGCAGGAGCGCATTGA
- a CDS encoding amino acid permease, producing the protein MHTPITPTGLEAQSELRRRLRSRHIMMIALSGAIGTGLFVASGASIATAGPGGALLTYTLIGVMVYCLMTSLGELAVHLPVSGSFVTYSRLYVEEGFGFALGWNYWFSLAVTVAVELAAAQLVMKYWFPGVSGMVWSAAFLLLMFGLNAISVRGFGEAEYWFSMIKVVTIVVFLLIGLAMIFGIMHGGPQSGWQNFTVGDAPFVGGPAAMIGVAMIAGFSFQGVETVGVAAGEAENPSRTIPRAIRQTFWRILLFYVLAILIIGVLLPYTDPNLLRNEATDVGVSPFTLVFQHAGLAFAAGMMNAVVLTALLSSGTSSLYVSTRILYDLSLEGQAPRWFAKVSGDGVPLRALLATSAVGALCFFSSLFGDQVVYLWLLNTSAVTCFIAWFGIAVAHYRFRKGFTSQGHSLDQLAYRSPFFPFGPIMVAILCVVIILGQNTKALLAPIDNFGPFVATYCGVFLFVAIWLGYRWKFKTRFVKYSEMQFSGAHLQQAKAASEAASPAAGVVTH; encoded by the coding sequence ATGCACACACCGATTACCCCGACCGGCCTCGAAGCCCAATCCGAACTGCGCCGACGCCTGCGCTCGCGGCACATCATGATGATCGCCCTGAGCGGCGCCATCGGCACGGGCCTGTTCGTGGCATCCGGCGCGTCGATTGCAACGGCCGGCCCCGGCGGCGCCCTGCTGACCTACACGCTGATCGGCGTGATGGTGTACTGCCTCATGACGAGCCTGGGTGAGCTGGCCGTGCATCTGCCGGTGTCGGGCTCGTTCGTGACCTATAGCCGCCTGTATGTGGAAGAAGGCTTCGGCTTTGCGCTCGGCTGGAACTACTGGTTCTCGTTGGCCGTGACGGTGGCCGTCGAGCTGGCCGCCGCGCAACTGGTGATGAAGTATTGGTTTCCGGGCGTGTCGGGCATGGTGTGGAGCGCGGCGTTCCTGCTGCTGATGTTCGGCCTCAACGCGATCTCCGTGCGTGGCTTTGGCGAGGCGGAATACTGGTTCTCGATGATCAAGGTGGTGACGATTGTCGTATTCCTGCTGATCGGCTTGGCGATGATCTTCGGCATCATGCACGGTGGCCCGCAGTCAGGCTGGCAAAACTTCACCGTGGGCGATGCGCCGTTCGTGGGCGGCCCCGCTGCAATGATTGGCGTAGCCATGATCGCGGGGTTTTCGTTCCAGGGCGTCGAGACCGTCGGTGTGGCCGCTGGTGAAGCGGAGAACCCCTCTCGTACGATCCCACGCGCCATTCGCCAGACGTTCTGGCGCATTCTGCTGTTCTATGTGCTGGCGATCCTGATCATCGGTGTGTTGCTGCCCTACACCGATCCCAACCTGCTGCGCAATGAGGCAACCGATGTGGGTGTGAGCCCGTTCACGCTGGTGTTCCAGCATGCCGGCCTGGCATTTGCCGCCGGGATGATGAATGCGGTGGTGCTGACCGCACTGCTGTCGTCGGGCACGTCGAGCCTGTATGTATCGACGCGGATCCTGTATGACTTGTCGCTCGAAGGCCAGGCGCCGCGCTGGTTTGCCAAGGTGTCGGGCGATGGCGTGCCACTCCGTGCGCTGTTGGCCACGTCCGCCGTGGGGGCGCTCTGCTTCTTCAGTTCGCTGTTTGGCGATCAGGTGGTCTACCTGTGGCTGCTGAATACGTCAGCGGTGACGTGCTTCATCGCATGGTTTGGCATTGCCGTGGCGCACTACCGGTTCCGCAAGGGGTTCACGAGCCAGGGGCATTCGCTGGATCAGTTGGCGTATCGGTCGCCGTTCTTCCCGTTCGGGCCGATCATGGTGGCGATCCTGTGTGTGGTGATCATCCTTGGGCAGAACACCAAAGCGCTGCTTGCACCGATCGACAATTTTGGCCCCTTCGTTGCGACGTACTGCGGGGTGTTTCTGTTTGTGGCGATCTGGCTGGGATACCGCTGGAAGTTCAAGACGCGGTTTGTGAAGTATTCGGAGATGCAATTTAGCGGGGCGCATCTCCAGCAGGCCAAGGCGGCCTCGGAAGCCGCCTCGCCTGCTGCTGGCGTCGTCACTCACTAA
- a CDS encoding SGNH/GDSL hydrolase family protein → MSIGSQQLTNFSLKSGDPVITTSNGPCVRGGLVHSITLNGDTMRRSSFRQRFYRAAVIALISLASSAPHADEDYRANGFNGRWVATWTASPDRNIYPTAPKNFPAATTIRQIVHASVGGNQLRLRLSNEFGTAPVVVGPVHVALSAGGAKIRPNSDRTVTFGGKTTTTLYAGAPLISDPIDLPIAPLSDVAITLFLPNATTLGTIHNYAAQTAYVSSGDNTAAPDQPSPTPYTSRFYVSGLLVEAQNQPRTVVAFGDSITDGQNSTTDANKRWPDVLSRRLNSNGPWGAFAVLNQGIAGNRVLADLAGVSALARYDRDVLSLAGVQWVVLLEGINDIGYPGTSLAPASPLVAAEDIINGYRQIIVRSRQHGIKIMGGTLTPFKGSEVPYPNYWSPQKEATRQAVNRWIRTSGAFDAVVDFDAVVRDPASPQNLLPVFDSGDHLHPNDAGYAAMANAVNLSTLRSVGL, encoded by the coding sequence TTGTCGATCGGTAGCCAACAGTTGACAAATTTCTCCTTGAAGTCGGGGGACCCGGTCATTACGACATCGAATGGACCGTGCGTTCGAGGCGGCCTGGTTCACTCGATAACACTCAATGGAGACACCATGCGCAGAAGTAGTTTTCGGCAGCGCTTTTACCGTGCAGCAGTGATTGCCCTTATCTCATTGGCCTCTTCAGCGCCACATGCGGACGAGGACTACCGGGCCAACGGATTCAACGGCCGGTGGGTCGCAACCTGGACGGCCAGCCCCGATCGCAACATCTATCCGACTGCCCCCAAGAACTTTCCCGCAGCAACAACCATTCGCCAGATCGTCCATGCCAGCGTTGGAGGCAATCAGCTGCGCCTGCGGTTAAGCAATGAGTTCGGGACAGCACCGGTGGTCGTTGGTCCGGTGCATGTTGCCTTGTCCGCCGGCGGTGCGAAGATCCGCCCCAACTCTGACCGAACCGTTACGTTTGGCGGGAAAACCACCACCACGCTCTATGCCGGCGCGCCGTTGATCAGTGACCCGATCGACCTTCCCATTGCGCCGTTGTCAGACGTTGCCATCACGCTGTTCTTGCCCAACGCCACGACGCTGGGGACGATCCACAACTACGCGGCACAGACGGCCTATGTCTCGAGCGGTGACAACACAGCCGCACCGGATCAGCCATCGCCAACCCCGTACACGAGCCGCTTCTATGTGTCCGGCCTGCTGGTCGAGGCACAGAACCAGCCGCGCACCGTTGTTGCGTTTGGGGACTCGATCACGGACGGCCAGAATTCCACGACCGATGCCAACAAGCGCTGGCCCGATGTGCTGTCGCGGCGCCTGAACAGCAATGGCCCATGGGGCGCGTTTGCCGTGCTCAACCAGGGGATTGCCGGCAACCGCGTTCTCGCAGACCTGGCGGGCGTCAGCGCGCTGGCCCGATATGACCGAGATGTCTTGAGCCTGGCCGGCGTGCAGTGGGTGGTCCTGCTGGAGGGCATCAACGACATTGGCTACCCCGGTACATCGTTGGCCCCCGCCAGCCCGCTCGTTGCGGCGGAAGACATCATCAACGGGTACCGGCAAATCATCGTGCGTAGCCGGCAACACGGCATCAAAATCATGGGCGGCACCCTGACGCCGTTCAAGGGCTCGGAGGTGCCGTATCCGAATTACTGGTCGCCCCAGAAAGAGGCGACGCGCCAGGCAGTGAACCGCTGGATCCGCACCAGCGGCGCGTTCGACGCCGTTGTCGATTTCGATGCGGTGGTGCGCGATCCGGCCAGTCCACAAAACCTGCTGCCGGTATTCGACAGCGGAGATCACCTGCACCCGAATGACGCGGGCTACGCGGCGATGGCCAATGCGGTCAATCTCTCGACGCTGCGATCCGTTGGGCTGTAA
- a CDS encoding ABC transporter ATP-binding protein: MATNTPMLEVRNLHAYYGKSHILHGVDMHVGEGEIVALLGRNGVGRSTLAKSIMGMVKHEGEILLRGKNVSGMRTFEVAHQGIGYVPENRDIFPTLTVRQNLLLGEKRNPSQPKPRWQLEDMYRMFPRLQERENTPAGVLSGGEQQMLTLCRTLMGDPDFIIIDEPTEGLAPLIVTLVGEYLKTLKERGISVLLVEQKLAIALDISQRVYVMGHGQIVFEGTPQQLKADAKVRQEWLEV; this comes from the coding sequence ATGGCAACGAATACTCCAATGCTGGAGGTGCGCAACCTGCACGCGTACTACGGCAAGAGCCACATCCTGCACGGCGTCGACATGCACGTGGGCGAGGGCGAGATCGTCGCCCTGCTTGGGCGCAATGGGGTGGGGCGCTCGACCTTGGCCAAGTCCATCATGGGGATGGTCAAGCACGAAGGCGAGATCCTGCTGCGTGGCAAGAACGTGAGCGGCATGCGCACCTTCGAGGTGGCGCATCAAGGCATCGGTTACGTGCCGGAGAACCGCGACATCTTCCCAACGCTGACGGTACGGCAGAACCTGCTGCTGGGCGAGAAGCGCAACCCGAGTCAGCCGAAGCCGCGCTGGCAGCTGGAAGACATGTATCGCATGTTCCCCCGGCTGCAGGAGCGGGAGAACACCCCGGCAGGTGTGCTCTCCGGCGGCGAACAGCAGATGCTCACGCTGTGCCGCACGCTGATGGGCGATCCGGATTTCATCATCATCGATGAGCCGACCGAAGGGCTCGCGCCGCTGATCGTAACGCTGGTAGGCGAGTATCTGAAGACGCTCAAGGAGCGGGGGATCTCGGTGCTGCTGGTGGAGCAGAAGCTGGCTATTGCCCTGGACATCTCACAGCGCGTGTACGTGATGGGGCATGGACAGATCGTGTTTGAGGGAACGCCGCAACAGTTGAAGGCGGATGCGAAGGTCCGGCAGGAGTGGCTGGAGGTTTAA